A DNA window from Solanum lycopersicum chromosome 3, SLM_r2.1 contains the following coding sequences:
- the LOC101263495 gene encoding metal tolerance protein 4, producing MDVEEPLLRNINITKRRNSVNSMRCDFFSKLPQKVKTWLDPEVPFLLDLSKATDLIEGKSFNKEYYEIQIATLQSFEEVDSLNSINAIDEEQDLLEQIQHERAMHISNWANVLLLVFKIYATVKSGSLAIAASTLDSLLDLMAGGILWFTHLSMKSINIYKYPIGKLRVQPVGIIIFAAVMATLGFQVLVQALEQLIKDTPLDKMTEEQLCWLYAIMLTATGVKFVLWIYCRSSGNNIVRAYAKDHYFDVVTNVVGLVAAVLGDRFYWWIDPVGAIVLAVYTITNWSGTVLENAVSLVGQSAPPEFLQKLTYLVLRHDPQIKRVDTVRAYTFGVLYFVEVDIELPEDLPLKEAHAIGESLQIKIEELSEVERAFVHLDYECDHKPEHSILSRIPNSPP from the exons atggatgtGGAAGAACCATTGTTGAGAAATATCAATATAACAAAGCGTCGAAATTCAGTTAATTCTATGAGATGTGATTTCTTCTCAAAATTACCACAAAAGGTTAAGACATGGCTTGATCCTGAAGTCCCTTTTCTTTTGGACTTGTCTAAAGCCACTGATTTAATTGAAGGAAAATCCTTCAAT AAAGAATATTATGAAATACAAATTGCTACTCTCCAGTCCTTTGAGGAAGTTGATTCACTTAATTCAATCAATGCCATTGATGAAGAGCAAGACCTACTAGAGCAAATACAACATGAAAGAGCAATGCATATTTCTAATTGGGCAAATGTCTTATTACTTGTTTTTAAG ATATATGCTACAGTAAAAAGTGGTTCTTTAGCAATTGCAGCATCGACATTAGATTCATTACTTGATCTGATGGCTGGTGGTATTCTTTGGTTTACACACCTATCAATGAAGAGCATAAACATTTACAAGTACCCTATAGGAAAATTAAGAGTTCAACCTGTAGGGATTATCATCTTTGCAGCTGTTATGGCAACTCTTG GCTTTCAAGTCTTAGTGCAAGCTTTGGAACAATTAATAAAAGACACACCTTTAGACAAGATGACCGAGGAGCAATTGTGTTGGCTATATGCAATTATGCTAACGGCTACTGGAGTAAAATTTGTCTTGTGGATTTATTGCAGAAGTTCGGGGAACAATATAGTTAGAGCATATGCAAAG GATCACTACTTTGATGTAGTCACAAATGTTGTTGGTTTGGTTGCTGCTGTTCTCGGTGACCGATTCTATTGGTGGATTGATCCTGTTGGTGCTATTGTTCTTGCTGTATATACAATTACAAATTGGTCTGGAACTGTGTTGGAAAATGCAg TTTCTCTAGTTGGACAATCAGCCCCTCCTGAATTTTTGCAGAAACTCACATATCTAGTCCTAAGGCATGATCCTCAAATAAAAAGAGTTGATACTGTTAGAGCCTACACTTTTGGAGTTCTTTACTTTGTTGAG GTTGACATAGAGCTTCCAGAAGACTTGCCATTGAAAGAAGCTCATGCCATTGGAGAGTCACTTCAGATAAAGATTGAAGAACTATCAGAAGTTGAACGTGCTTTTGTTCATCTTGATTATGAATGTGATCATAAACCTGAACACTCTATTTTGAGTAGAATTCCCAACAGTCCACCTTAA
- the LOC138347456 gene encoding uncharacterized protein: MGTIQKSTWRLDGFRRVVNLCGLHNLGYIGNKLTWERGRGTDGWVLKRLDRALSTSGWRVLFNRATVYHMETTCSDYMTLFISLGISIIRYSLVKFHLENSRLREIDVKEAVEEGWNQ; encoded by the coding sequence ATGGGGACAATTCAAAAATCGACTTGGAGACTTGATGGTTTTCGACGAGTGGTTAATTTATGTGGATTACATAACTTAGGATACATTGGCAATAAATTAACTTGGGAAAGGGGAAGAGGTACAGATGGATGGGTTTTAAAGCGGCTGGATAGAGCTCTTTCAACGTCTGGTTGGCGTGTACTGTTTAATAGAGCTACGGTGTATCATATGGAAACAACTTGTAGTGACTATATGACTCTTTTTATCTCCTTAGGAATAAGCATTATTCGATATTCACTTGTGAagtttcatttggaaaattcacGGCTTCGAGAAATTGATGTTAAAGAAGCAGTAGAAGAAGGTTGGAATCAGTGA